The DNA window CCACCGGCCATATCAGGCCCAGCAGCATACCAGTAATCAGGCCGCCAAAATGTGCGCCATGAGCCGTGCCGCTAAGGCCCGGCATCAGAGTGTCGGCGCCCAGTGTGAGCAGTAACCAACCGACCATCACCGGCAATAACATCGTGGGTAAAGCATAAGGCACACGGCGCAGACGGATGCCCACCCAGCCCAGCAGCCCCATAGTAACGCCGGACAAACCGCCAAAGGCGGGGCCGGCATACCACCACTGAATGGCATTGCCGAGCCAGCCGCACAGTAACAGCAACGCCAGCAGGGCCAGCCAGCCGTCCAGCTGTTCTACCCGGCGGGCCAGAATCCACCACCACAGGCCGTTAAACAGCAGGTGCACCAAGGAAAAATGCAACAACACCGGCCGCCATAACTCCCACAGTCCAAGGGTTGCATAAGGCTGCCAGCTGAAGCGCTGTTGCGGCCAGAATTCAGCGCCGGCCTGCAACCAGCTGTGCCAGTCCGTACT is part of the Venatoribacter cucullus genome and encodes:
- a CDS encoding rhomboid family intramembrane serine protease; amino-acid sequence: MPPILILEADAGLDLAPLTQKLWAERIPHRVVMNEAGRQCLLLADAADVPRVQEWLQHWQQGDIQQRQAQPVQPGSLPLWLTVFATPVSSVILLGLVVFFGWMQVSTDWHSWLQAGAEFWPQQRFSWQPYATLGLWELWRPVLLHFSLVHLLFNGLWWWILARRVEQLDGWLALLALLLLCGWLGNAIQWWYAGPAFGGLSGVTMGLLGWVGIRLRRVPYALPTMLLPVMVGWLLLTLGADTLMPGLSGTAHGAHFGGLITGMLLGLIWPVATQFKPSARGSHDT